The Lycium barbarum isolate Lr01 chromosome 12, ASM1917538v2, whole genome shotgun sequence genome includes a region encoding these proteins:
- the LOC132623513 gene encoding uncharacterized protein LOC132623513 isoform X2 has product MANHGGVGSKFVSVNLNKSYGQSLHHHDNKSYSGGSYGQAASMGRGRSGGGSGGMVVLSRGRNVQKIAPKLSVPPPLNLPSLRKEHEKFDLSGSGGGTSGSGGQGSGPRPSSSGMGWTKPAAVALQEKDVNTDGQVVDSLDQTGHGIDGVNQVSGSYMPPSARVGGIGAAVTGPARTFPLTVDKVSVLRGEDFPSLQAALPVSSGPANKQKDSSSQKQKQVSGEGSSDEQRDSYNMSSVVDMRPHGQSSRYATGNGLAENNGYESSHGLSSVRRVDQPRKQEDFFPGPLPLVRLNPRSDWADDERDTGHGFADRGRDIVISKVDNYWDRDFDLPRTSVLPHKAAHNQYERRAPRETLTGNGFSSDHRGDSYSRDLRIPSREGREASTWRNSIVSRDGNVPGVANDRNAVSSGGSFVNKDFAKDNKYAPPQYGETARDGSFTGNRDYSYGRKDTGLVTDGKQRWNHATESSNSRGVERMTQDRLGSELSSRYRRDGFQNNSGSKPSFASVGKSLPMGDPVLNVGREKHALPRGERPYREDPYLKDFESAGFDERDLFSGGLAGVIKRKKDMVKQTDFYDPVRESFEAELERVQKMQELERQRVVEEQERALEQARREEEERQRLIREEEERRRKLEEEAREAAWRAEQERLDAVRRAEEQRIAREEEKRRMFMEEERRKQAAKQKLLELEAKIAKRQTEVTKTDTLVVTTDEKVSAMNKEFDVSGTSDVDNWDESERMVERLTTSASFDTPVLSRSSDVSSQHYSSQEVFTNFPDRGRPINSWRGDVFENGSSSSMYLRDHDIGHHSPRRDVSAGGRTAPRKDLSGTAGYLAPGNYAKGGREGYTDEFGNRKEHRWSVPMDADPYIRNRDMDTEFNDNLADRYGDIGWGQARSRGNTRFPYPDRLYQNSEADEPYSYGKSRYAVRQPRVLPPPSLSTMQRTFRGMNDHPGSSNAVDNEIHYPHPRGGESTRQTGYFVGHPSELVASQQESALAEDTKLNKDMSPRCDSQSSLSVTSPPNSPPHLSHDELDESGDSPSASVAAEGKNVTLSGYECTLLNDNSARDAMKTASSSLSAMEDEDWNVDDNGELQQQEEYDEDEDGYREEDEVREVDDENLDLNQDFEDLQLGEGVSSHNLDNMVLGFDEGVEVAIPSDDFDRNSRNEESVFDRPETSEGGSMNGVQVDEKCLNPVEGAPGASLDISSERVQEAEKVMQESEYKLSTEPHTSAASHLLDGIDTYCGPSLNAQQTFSSAGTPSVGQTSASSLTSSSQPDLPVKLQFGLFSGPSLIPSPVPAIQIGSIQMPLHLHPSVGPSLTHIHPSQHPIFQFGQLRYSSQGILPITAQSMSFGQPNVQAHYNTNQNSGGYVPPQPSQDASTSSLMKDSVHSISANQGHGFVVRPGGPDDSKPVQESAGSKILTDNIVGVASASASDRKIISESEMQVEAKGLSNADRHVQPSKEKGSDGNSSSVLPSIQSVSNERNSAGGRAQGQGYSNKGKRFTYAVKGSSLRSSFPTSDGPYSESSRFQRRPRRTVQRTEFRIRENSNSRQSSSTVFSNDSGHGDNLNHSGRAAAAVFAKSGSKRGSFSSKPPKQNVELDSKSANVDSQEVDSGIRPSKDEGRASLHKSHNISHTGEGNLKRNISEEDVDAPLQSGVVRVFMQPGIEAPSDEDDFIEVRSKRQMLNDRREQREKEIKAKSRVSKPPRKPRMTRQNNAVSTSPNKISASVGGEIPNKSNYSDIIASEAQGSGYMDVSTGFTTVVSQPLAPIGTPAGSNGSQADKQFHTAKSHQTTSGGVVPASGDDLEPGLMFESNKNTDNVTSSPLNSWGSAQINQQSQLEEAMNPARFEAHAASVGAHGGTVTEPILQSSSILTKDKSFSSAASPINSLLAGEKIQFGAVTSPTVLHTGSRVVSHGIGAPGSNRSEVQISRNISPDESECTLFFEKDKRANDPCLNVQDKRANDPCLNVQDSEAEAAASAVAVAAISSDEIVGNGLGSAISEAKTFEGDQQLSSQSRAEESLSVSLPADLNVETPPISLWPPPPSPQNSSSQILSHFPGGPQSHFPFYEMNPMLGGPIFAFGPHKESGGSQSQSQKATVSSSGPLGAWQQCHSTLDSFYGHPAGFTGPFISPPGGIPGVQGPPHMVVYNHFAPVGQYGQVGLSFMGTTYLPSGKQPDWKHTPSSSAMGITEADMNNISMAGSQRNLSNMPATVQHLGPASPIMPMASPLAMFDVSPFQSSPEMPIQARWSHVPASPLHSVPVSHPLQQQAEGALPSKFGHSHPVDQSLNTNRFLESHPREGSDGTPSFTVATDANAAQFPVESGLGDSSKSGATGGSAQSLVSQSSSGCANADIGKNDAFRNGVSNSGKDQGISGFKTQTQQKNASTQQNQTAGYNYHRGGGMSQRNMGGNDWSHRRMGFHGRNQSLGAVPSTKVKQIYVAKQTLSGTKTTE; this is encoded by the exons ATGGCCAATCATGGCGGTGTTGGGAGTAAATTTGTGTCTGTGAATTTGAATAAATCATATGGGCAGTCTTTACATCATCATGATAATAAATCTTATAGCGGTGGTTCTTATGGACAGGCCGCCTCGATGGGACGGGGGCGGTCTGGTGGTGGAAGTGGAGGAATGGTTGTTTTGTCACGGGGTCGGAATGTGCAGAAAATTGCGCCGAAATTATCAGTTCCACCCCCCTTGAATTTGCCTTCATTGAGGAAAGAACATGAGAAGTTTGATTTATCGGGATCGGGTGGTGGGACATCGGGAAGTGGTGGTCAAGGAAGTGGGCCGAGGCCATCGTCTTCTGGTATGGGTTGGACTAAGCCTGCTGCTGTGGCGTTGCAAGAGAAAGATGTAAATACTGATGGTCAGGTTGTTGATAGTTTGGATCAGACTGGGCATGGTATTGATGGGGTTAACCAGGTTAGTGGATCGTATATGCCTCCTTCAGCTCGTGTAGGTGGAATTGGAGCTGCAGTTACTGGTCCTGCGAGAACGTTTCCTTTGACAGTTGATAAAGTCTCAGTCTTGAGAGGTGAGGATTTTCCTTCTCTTCAAGCTGCATTGCCTGTCTCTTCTGGACCGGCAAACAAGCAAAAGGATAGTTCGAGTCAAAAGCAGAAGCAGGTGTCTGGTGAAGGATCATCTGATGAACAAAGAGACAGTTACAACATGAGTTCGGTGGTTGATATGCGTCCTCATGGGCAGTCTTCACGTTATGCAACTGGAAATGGTCTGGCAGAAAATAATGGGTATGAAAGTAGTCATGGTTTGAGCAGTGTTCGCAGGGTGGATCAACCTAGAAAGCAGGAAGATTTCTTTCCGGGGCCACTTCCATTAGTTCGGTTGAATCCCAGATCTGATTGGGCTGATGATGAACGTGACACTGGTCATGGATTTGCAGATAGGGGCAGAGATATTGTGATTTCAAAAGTTGATAATTATTGGGATAGGGATTTTGACTTGCCCCGAACTAGTGTGTTACCCCATAAAGCTGCTCATAACCAATATGAAAGGAGGGCTCCTAGAGAGACTCTGACCGGGAATGGGTTTTCCAGTGACCATAGAGGTGATAGCTATAGCAGGGATCTGAGAATACCTAGTAGAGAAGGTAGGGAAGCAAGCACATGGAGGAACTCAATCGTTTCGAGAGATGGTAATGTTCCAGGCGTTGCAAACGACAGAAATGCTGTTAGCTCTGGTGGATCGTTTGTTAACAAAGATTTTGCGAAAGATAACAAATATGCCCCCCCACAATATGGCGAGACCGCTCGTGATGGAAGTTTTACTGGAAACCGGGATTATTCGTATGGAAGGAAGGACACAGGTCTTGTTACTGATGGCAAACAACGCTGGAATCATGCAACAGAATCATCCAACAGTCGAGGGGTCGAGCGCATGACTCAAGATCGCCTTGGCAGTGAATTGTCCAGTAGATACAGGCGTGATGGATTTCAAAACAACTCTGGGTcaaaaccttcatttgcatctgTTGGGAAATCACTGCCTATGGGTGACCCTGTTCTGAATGTGGGCAGGGAGAAACATGCCCTTCCGAGGGGTGAAAGGCCATACAGAGAGGATCCATACCTGAAAGACTTTGAATCTGCTGGATTTGATGAAAGGGATCTCTTTTCTGGAGGACTTGCTGGGGTGATCAAGAGAAAAAAGGATATGGTTAAGCAGACTGACTTCTATGACCCTGTCAGAGAGTCCTTTGAGGCTGAACTGGAGCGCGTTCAAAAGATGCAAGAGCTTGAGCGACAACGAGTTgtggaagaacaagaaagagcaTTGGAGCAAGCTCGAAGAGAAGAAGAGGAGAGACAGAGACTGATTAGAGAAGAGGAAGAACGTCGGCGGAAGTTGGAAGAAGAAGCACGAGAAGCTGCTTGGAGGGCAGAGCAAGAGCGTCTTGATGCAGTTAGAAGAGCTGAAGAGCAGAGAATTGCTAGAGAGGAAGAGAAAAGGAGGATGTTCATGGAGGAAGAAAGGAGGAAGCAGGCTGCTAAACAAAAGCTTTTGGAATTGGAGGCCAAGATAGCCAAGAGGCAGACTGAAGTGACAAAAACTGATACTCTAGTTGTCACGACCGATGAGAAAGTATCTGCCATGAACAAGGAATTTGATGTTTCAGGGACATCTGATGTGGATAATTGGGATGAGAGTGAAAGAATGGTGGAACGGTTAACAACTTCAGCATCTTTTGACACCCCGGTCTTAAGCAGATCTTCTGATGTAAGTTCCCAGCACTACTCCTCTCAAGAGGTTTTCACAAATTTTCCAGACAGAGGAAGACCTATTAATTCATGGAGAGGGGATGTATTTGAGAATGGAAGCAGCTCTTCTATGTATCTACGAGACCATGATATTGGTCATCACAGTCCCAGAAGGGATGTATCTGCTGGAGGCAGAACAGCTCCCCGGAAAGATTTATCAGGGACAGCTGGATATTTGGCTCCTGGGAATTATGCCAAAGGCGGACGAGAAGGATATACAGATGAATTTGGCAATCGGAAAGAGCATAGATGGAGCGTTCCTATGGATGCTGATCCATACATCAGGAACAGGGACATGGATACGGAATTCAATGATAATCTTGCAGATAGGTATGGTGATATTGGTTGGGGGCAAGCTCGTTCTCGTGGCAATACTCGCTTCCCTTACCCAGATCGGCTATATCAAAATTCTGAAGCGGATGAACCTTATTCCTATGGTAAGTCAAGGTATGCTGTGAGACAGCCACGGGTACTTCCTCCACCTTCACTCTCTACTATGCAGAGAACTTTTAGGGGTATGAATGATCACCCAGGTTCATCGAACGCTGTTGACAATGAGATCCATTATCCTCATCCTCGAGGAGGTGAATCTACAAGGCAGACAGGCTATTTTGTTGGCCATCCATCTGAACTTGTTGCTTCCCAGCAGGAGAGCGCTCTTGCAGAAGACACGAAACTGAATAAAGATATGAGCCCAAGATGTGATTCACAATCTTCTCTATCTGTCACAAGCCCCCCAAACTCTCCTCCTCATCTCTCTCATGATGAGTTGGATGAATCTGGGGATTCTCCTTCAGCATCTGTTGCTGCAGAAGGTAAAAATGTAACCCTCTCCGGATATGAATGTACTCTCTTAAATGATAATTCTGCAAGAGATGCCATGAAAACGGCTTCCAGCTCTCTCTCTGCCATGGAGGATGAAGACTGGAATGTGGATGATAATGGTGAATTGCAGCAGCAAGAAGAGTATGATGAGGATGAAGATGGTTATAGGGAAGAGGATGAAGTGCGTGAAGTAGACGATGAGAATCTTGACCTGAACCAAGACTTTGAAGATCTGCAATTAGGCGAGGGAGTATCATCTCACAATTTAGATAATATGGTTTTGGGCTTTGATGAGGGTGTTGAAGTTGCAATACCAAGTGATGATTTTGACAGGAACTCAAGGAATGAAGAAAGTGTATTTGATAGACCTGAAACCTCTGAAGGTGGATCTATGAATGGGGTTCAAGTTGATGAAAAATGCCTTAATCCCGTTGAAGGGGCCCCTGGGGCAAGTTTGGATATCTCCTCTGAGAGGGTCCAAGAAGCTGAAAAAGTTATGCAAGAATCTGAGTATAAACTGAGTACTGAACCTCACACTTCAGCAGCGTCACATCTATTAGATGGTATTGATACTTATTGTGGCCCTTCACTAAACGCTCAGCAAACTTTCTCATCTGCTGGCACCCCATCTGTTGGACAGACTAGTGCGTCAAGTTTAACTTCTTCTAGTCAACCTGATTTACCTGTTAAGCTTCAGTTTGGGCTGTTTTCTGGTCCTTCTTTGATACCTTCTCCGGTACCAGCCATCCAAATTGGTTCCATTCAAATGCCTCTTCATCTCCATCCATCAGTTGGTCCATCCCTTACTCATATTCATCCATCACAGCATCCTATCTTCCAATTTGGTCAGCTCAGGTATTCATCACAAGGGATTCTGCCAATCACTGCTCAATCGATGTCTTTTGGTCAGCCCAATGTGCAGGCTCATTACAATACCAATCAAAACTCCGGAGGTTATGTGCCTCCCCAACCTTCTCAAGATGCTTCTACTTCGAGTCTGATGAAAGACAGTGTTCACTCTATTTCTGCAAATCAGGGACATGGTTTTGTGGTGAGGCCTGGAGGACCTGATGACAGTAAGCCAGTACAAGAAAGTGCAGGAAGCAAAATTCTTACGGACAACATTGTGGGGGTTGCTAGTGCTAGTGCTAGTGATAGAAAGATTATCTCGGAGTCAGAAATGCAAGTTGAAGCTAAAGGCTTGAGTAATGCAGATAGGCATGTGCAGCCATCTAAGGAGAAAGGATCTGATGGCAACTCGTCCTCTGTGCTGCCATCAATTCAGTCAGTTTCTAATGAGAGAAATTCTGCTGGGGGCAGGGCTCAAGGCCAAGGTTACAGCAACAAGGGGAAAAGATTCACATATGCTGTAAAAGGTTCTAGTTTGAGGTCATCTTTCCCAACTTCTGATGGTCCTTATTCTGAGTCAAGTAGATTTCAGAGACGACCTCGTCGGACAGTTCAGCGAACTGAATTTCGAATCCGGGAAAATTCAAATAGCAGGCAATCATCCAGCACCGTTTTTTCTAATGACTCTGGTCATGGTGATAACTTAAATCACAGTGGGAGAGCTGCCGCAGCGGTTTTTGCAAAAAGTGGATCAAAGAGAGGATCCTTTTCTAGTAAGCCACCGAAGCAAAATGTGGAGTTGGATTCTAAGTCAGCAAATGTTGATTCTCAGGAGGTTGATTCTGGTATCAGGCCAAGCAAAGATGAGGGAAGGGCATCACTGCACAAAAGTCATAATATTTCACACACTGGCGAGGGAAATCTAAAAAGGAACATATCCGAGGAGGATGTTGATGCTCCATTGCAGAGTGGTGTTGTACGTGTGTTTATGCAGCCTGGCATAGAAGCACCTAGCGACGAAGATGACTTTATTGAAGTCAGGTCTAAGAGGCAAATGCTGAATGATCGGCGAGAGCAAAGAGAAAAAGAAATCAAGGCGAAATCCCGTGTTTCTAAG CCTCCGCGCAAACCTCGGATGACCAGACAAAATAATGCAGTCTCAACTAGTCCAAATAAAATCTCTGCATCTGTGGGTGGAGAAATACCAAATAAGAGTAATTATTCAGATATTATTGCTTCAGAGGCGCAGGGATCTGGTTATATGGATGTGTCCACTGGATTTACTACCGTGGTGTCGCAGCCACTGGCTCCAATTGGAACGCCTGCCGGGAGCAATGGATCTCAGGCTGATAAACAATTTCATACCGCCAA GTCGCACCAAACCACCTCTGGTGGTGTTGTTCCTGCCAGCGGAGATGACCTTGAGCCAGGCCTGATGTTTGAGAGCAATAAAAATACAGACAATGTTACATCATCACCACTAAACTCATGGGGCAGTGCACAGATCAATCAACAG AGCCAACTTGAAGAGGCTATGAACCCTGCCCGGTTTGAAGCACATGCAGCTTCTGTTGGAGCTCACGGTGGTACAGTCACTGAGCCCATCTTACAATCATCATCCATCCTAACAAAGGACAAATCTTTTTCTTCTGCTGCAAGTCCAATTAACTCCCTGCTTGCTGGCGAGAAAATTCAATTTG GTGCTGTTACATCCCCGACGGTCCTTCATACTGGTAGTCGTGTTGTTTCCCATGGGATTGGAGCTCCAGGTTCTAATCGATCGGAAGTACAAATTTCCCGTAATATTTCTCCTGATGAAAGTGAGTGTACCCTTTTCTTTGAGAAAGATAAACGTGCAAATGATCCATGTCTAAATGTACAAGATAAACGTGCAAATGATCCATGTCTAAATGTACAAGATTCTGAAGCTGAAGCCGCTGCTTCTGCTGTTGCTGTAGCAGCTATCAGCAGTGATGAAATTGTCGGGAATGGACTTGGCTCTGCTATTTCAGAAGCTAAAACTTTTGAAG GTGATCAGCAATTGAGCAGCCAATCAAGGGCAGAAGAGTCTCTTAGCGTATCTCTTCCTGCTGATCTCAATGTTGAAACTCCTCCGATATCATTGTGGCCACCCCCACCAAGTCCCCAGAATTCGTCGAGCCAAATCCTATCTCATTTTCCTGGTGGTCCGCAGTCTCATTTTCCTTTCTATGAGATGAATCCCATGTTGGGTGGTCCGATTTTTGCCTTTGGTCCACATAAAGAGTCAGGTGGCTCCCAGTCACAGTCACAGAAAGCTACTGTGTCTAGCTCAGGTCCACTTGGTGCATGGCAACAATGCCATTCTACGTTGGACTCATTCTACGGTCATCCAGCAGGGTTCACTGGCCCTTTCATTAGCCCACCTGGAGGTATCCCTGGGGTTCAAGGTCCGCCGCACATGGTGGTCTATAATCATTTTGCTCCAGTTGGACAGTATGGCCAGGTTGGATTGAGCTTTATGGGTACAACTTATTTACCTTCTGGAAAACAGCCTGATTGGAAGCACACGCCCTCATCCTCCGCAATGGGTATCACTGAGGCGGATATGAATAACATCAGCATGGCTGGTTCTCAGCGGAATTTATCAAATATGCCTGCTACCGTCCAGCACCTTGGCCCTGCTTCACCAATTATGCCCATGGCTTCTCCTTTGGCCATGTTTGATGTGTCTCCATTCCAG TCTTCACCTGAAATGCCAATCCAAGCTCGCTGGTCTCATGTCCCTGCATCGCCTCTTCATTCTGTTCCCGTTTCTCACCCCTTGCAGCAGCAAGCTGAAGGCGCATTACCATCTAAATTCGGGCACAGTCATCCGGTTGATCAGTCATTGAATACCAATAGGTTCTTGGAGTCTCATCCTCGAGAAGGCTCTGATGGTACCCCCAGTTTTACTGTTGCGACAGATGCCAATGCAGCTCAGTTTCCTGTTGAATCGGGTCTTGGAGATTCCTCCAAGTCAGGGGCAACTGGTGGTTCTGCTCAGAGTTTGGTCAGTCAAAGCTCTTCTGGATGTGCTAATGCAGATATTGGCAAAAATGATGCTTTCAGAAATGGCGTCAGCAACAGCGGTAAAGACCAAGGTATAAGTGGTTTCAAAACACAAACACAACAAAAGAATGCCTCTACTCAGCAGAATCAAACTGCAGGCTATAACTATCACAGGGGTGGTGGTATGTCTCAGAGAAATATGGGTGGAAATGATTGGTCCCATCGCAGAATGGGTTTCCATGGCAGAAATCAGTCTTTGGGTGCGGTTCCATCTACTAAGGTGAAACAAATATACGTGGCTAAGCAAACCCTTAGTGGGACAAAAACAACGGAATGA